The following proteins come from a genomic window of Deinococcus aerius:
- a CDS encoding carbohydrate kinase family protein: MTRVLTFGGAVIDFVRSGDHWQARAGGSAWNTARVLVALGQPTAFVGALGDDPFAEGLWTEAEAHGLDLSLIQRVKAHTALSVIHRTHPAQYAFYAENAADSQFSRCPEDAWQGVTAAYFGGITLMRDPARPHFLALARKARERGITVVYDPNYRPQLGDAYREAFPQYVPLADFIKVSEEDLAGLLPHLTLDQALAWVRALNPAATVLLTLGAQGARLIGPGLDLHHPGYRVDVVDTVGAGDASIAGLLYSTLHDPQAPPARHLGFALACAAAACTRPGAHAPTLTEVRSLLQETQA; this comes from the coding sequence GTGACCCGGGTACTGACCTTCGGAGGTGCCGTCATCGACTTCGTCCGCAGTGGGGACCACTGGCAGGCCCGGGCGGGCGGCAGCGCCTGGAACACCGCGCGGGTGCTGGTGGCGCTGGGTCAGCCCACCGCCTTCGTCGGGGCGCTGGGGGACGATCCTTTTGCCGAGGGGCTGTGGACGGAGGCGGAGGCCCACGGCCTCGACCTGAGCCTCATCCAGCGGGTAAAGGCGCACACGGCCCTCTCCGTCATCCACCGCACTCACCCGGCCCAGTACGCCTTTTACGCGGAGAACGCGGCTGACTCCCAGTTCAGCCGCTGTCCTGAAGACGCCTGGCAAGGGGTGACCGCCGCCTACTTCGGGGGCATCACCCTCATGCGCGACCCGGCCCGCCCGCATTTCCTCGCGCTCGCCCGGAAGGCGCGGGAGCGCGGAATCACAGTCGTCTACGACCCCAACTACCGCCCCCAGCTTGGGGACGCCTACCGAGAGGCGTTTCCGCAATACGTCCCGCTGGCCGACTTCATCAAGGTCAGCGAGGAGGACCTGGCCGGGCTGCTGCCCCACCTCACGCTGGATCAGGCCCTCGCGTGGGTGCGGGCGCTCAACCCCGCCGCCACGGTGCTGCTCACCCTGGGCGCACAGGGCGCTCGCCTGATCGGCCCGGGTTTGGACCTCCATCACCCCGGCTACCGGGTGGACGTGGTCGACACCGTCGGCGCCGGGGACGCCAGCATCGCGGGGCTGCTGTACTCCACCCTTCACGACCCGCAGGCTCCCCCCGCCCGGCATCTCGGCTTCGCGCTCGCCTGCGCCGCCGCCGCCTGCACCCGCCCGGGGGCACACGCCCCCACCCTCACCGAAGTCCGTTCCCTGCTCCAGGAGACCCAGGCATGA
- a CDS encoding class II aldolase/adducin family protein: protein MTAGGLSEQLAREARDLYARGLTTSTGGNLSHRDGTGFRVSATNTAFARQLSEDFTLCGSEGEQVSGPKPSKEAAFHAAIYRARPDVNAVLHLHATDSLTLSCLAAPTEEGNVLPVHSSYAVTRVGRVPLLPYLPPGGADLAAAVGRACRNVSAVLLQNHGVITWGGSLAEARDILEELEQNARVWLASRGQARVLSDEELAEANARATHGAPIAPGEQRPRLLPGLRGWGP, encoded by the coding sequence GTGACGGCGGGCGGACTCAGCGAACAGCTCGCCCGGGAGGCGCGCGACCTGTACGCGCGGGGCCTGACGACTTCTACTGGCGGCAACCTCAGCCACCGGGACGGAACGGGCTTCCGGGTCAGCGCGACGAATACGGCCTTTGCCCGGCAGCTTTCCGAGGACTTCACCCTGTGCGGTTCCGAAGGGGAGCAGGTGAGCGGCCCGAAGCCCTCCAAGGAGGCTGCCTTTCACGCCGCCATCTACCGGGCGCGTCCCGACGTGAACGCCGTGCTGCACCTGCACGCCACGGACTCGCTCACCCTGTCCTGCCTGGCTGCGCCCACGGAGGAGGGCAATGTGCTGCCGGTCCATTCCAGCTACGCGGTCACCCGGGTCGGACGGGTGCCGCTGCTGCCGTACCTCCCGCCGGGTGGGGCCGACCTCGCCGCCGCGGTCGGCCGGGCCTGCCGGAACGTAAGCGCCGTGCTCCTGCAAAACCACGGGGTCATCACCTGGGGCGGGAGTCTCGCCGAGGCGCGCGACATCCTGGAGGAATTGGAGCAGAACGCCCGGGTGTGGCTCGCCTCGCGCGGGCAGGCGCGGGTGCTGAGCGATGAGGAACTGGCGGAGGCGAACGCCCGCGCCACGCATGGCGCCCCCATCGCCCCGGGGGAGCAGCGGCCCCGCCTGCTTCCCGGCCTTCGGGGGTGGGGACCATGA
- a CDS encoding four-carbon acid sugar kinase family protein, translated as MMPRLGIVADDITGAGDIGGLLAGHGYAVRILSQGADWEGLCARLAQERTDALIIDTDSRFLPPDAARERVERATRALMATGCGAYWKKTCSVFRGNVGAEFDAMLGTLGENFGVAVAAFPKNGRTTLHGDHFVRGVPLPDTEFGQDPVHPRREVNLVRDLGTQTPHRVINLPIETVREGVRAVRTRREELEREGVRYVLADAETQSDLRVLAEALSGERVFLGSSGLAEELPAVWPPVEPFDPLSGARWTHPRQVVMIAGSVMPQSRAQVEHYAARGGTVHELDVDLALRDPERASRLLADLALGTLHTHDTVLLRSPNSPEQVEAAREVGAALGLHGIEVSQRVSGVLAEAARITACEAGTQKLVALGGDTSAALTRALGVTHTVVVQELAPGLPSTYAPDEGLLLVLKSGSFGPPDFLALAIDHLQRAHGEQA; from the coding sequence ATGATGCCGAGATTGGGCATTGTCGCCGACGACATCACCGGGGCCGGGGACATCGGCGGGCTGCTCGCGGGGCACGGCTACGCCGTCCGCATCCTCTCGCAGGGCGCCGACTGGGAGGGCCTGTGTGCCCGATTGGCCCAGGAACGGACGGACGCGCTAATCATCGACACGGACTCTCGCTTCCTGCCGCCAGATGCCGCACGGGAGCGGGTGGAGCGGGCCACCCGTGCCCTGATGGCGACCGGGTGCGGCGCCTACTGGAAAAAGACCTGCTCGGTCTTCCGGGGCAACGTCGGCGCGGAGTTCGACGCGATGCTGGGGACGCTGGGCGAGAACTTCGGGGTTGCGGTCGCCGCCTTTCCCAAGAATGGGCGCACAACTCTGCATGGCGACCACTTCGTGCGGGGCGTGCCCCTCCCCGACACCGAGTTCGGGCAGGACCCGGTGCATCCGCGGCGAGAGGTCAATCTGGTGCGGGACCTGGGCACCCAAACGCCGCACCGTGTCATCAACCTCCCCATCGAGACCGTGCGCGAGGGAGTGCGGGCCGTGCGGACCCGCCGCGAGGAGCTGGAGCGGGAGGGCGTGCGGTACGTGCTGGCGGACGCGGAGACACAGAGCGACCTCCGGGTGCTTGCGGAAGCGTTGTCGGGGGAACGGGTGTTCCTCGGCTCCAGTGGCCTGGCGGAGGAATTGCCCGCCGTGTGGCCGCCCGTGGAGCCCTTCGACCCGCTGTCCGGTGCCCGCTGGACCCATCCCCGGCAGGTCGTGATGATCGCCGGATCGGTCATGCCGCAGAGCCGCGCGCAGGTGGAGCATTACGCGGCGCGCGGCGGGACGGTGCATGAACTGGATGTGGACCTCGCCCTGCGCGACCCGGAGCGGGCCAGCCGATTACTTGCCGACCTCGCCCTCGGCACGCTGCACACGCACGACACGGTCCTGCTCCGTTCTCCCAACTCGCCGGAGCAGGTGGAGGCGGCCCGCGAGGTGGGCGCCGCGCTCGGCCTGCACGGCATCGAGGTCAGCCAGCGCGTCTCGGGCGTTCTGGCCGAGGCCGCGCGGATCACGGCGTGCGAGGCGGGCACCCAGAAACTCGTCGCGCTGGGCGGGGACACCTCGGCGGCCCTGACCCGGGCGCTGGGGGTCACGCACACGGTCGTCGTCCAGGAACTCGCGCCCGGTCTGCCCAGCACCTACGCGCCCGACGAGGGTTTGCTGCTTGTCTTAAAGAGTGGATCGTTCGGTCCGCCCGATTTTCTAGCGCTCGCCATAGACCACCTCCAACGCGCGCACGGGGAGCAGGCGTGA